One genomic region from Streptomyces sp. Li-HN-5-11 encodes:
- a CDS encoding amidohydrolase family protein: MSTRLAVTGAGTVLSGDIAAPLVIGADTVVCDDGVITAVGSHEELSGLVESADQVLDAAGSTLAPGLIDSHCHVVLGDYTPRQKTVDFLASYVHGGITSVVSPGEIHAPGRPHSAAGVKALAIAARSCFENFRPGGMRVHAGAVILEPVLRPHDFAELQQAGVHLAKFGFGLYEDPATGAPQVRWAQEHGITVMCHSGGASIPGSKPITPEHLLELAPDVCGHINGGPTSLPDAGVDTIIEQTSMALQLVQAGNLRSSIRILRKAHDEGRLDRIVIGSDTPTGTGVMPLGVIKTVAELSSFSGVDPALVWAAASGNNARTWGLPAGFLRVGSAADLVVMDAPWGSTADDALGALRIGDIPGISAVVCGGEVRALLSRNTPRAARLASATPALAHLTATH, translated from the coding sequence ATGAGCACGCGACTTGCCGTGACCGGTGCCGGCACCGTGCTGTCCGGCGACATCGCCGCTCCCCTCGTCATCGGCGCGGACACCGTCGTGTGCGACGACGGTGTGATCACCGCCGTAGGCTCCCATGAAGAGCTGAGCGGCCTTGTCGAGTCGGCCGACCAGGTCCTGGACGCGGCGGGCTCCACCCTGGCCCCGGGCCTGATCGACTCGCACTGCCACGTCGTCCTCGGTGACTACACGCCCCGCCAGAAGACCGTGGACTTCCTCGCCAGCTACGTCCACGGAGGCATCACCAGTGTGGTGTCCCCCGGCGAGATCCACGCACCCGGACGGCCCCATTCCGCGGCGGGGGTCAAGGCCCTGGCCATCGCGGCCCGTTCCTGTTTCGAGAACTTCCGGCCCGGCGGCATGCGGGTTCACGCCGGTGCGGTCATCCTCGAACCTGTCCTGCGGCCACACGACTTCGCGGAACTCCAGCAGGCCGGCGTGCATCTGGCCAAGTTCGGATTCGGGCTCTACGAAGATCCCGCCACCGGCGCCCCGCAGGTGCGCTGGGCCCAGGAACACGGCATCACCGTCATGTGCCACTCGGGCGGCGCCAGCATCCCCGGCAGCAAGCCCATCACCCCGGAGCACCTGCTGGAACTCGCCCCCGACGTGTGCGGGCACATCAACGGCGGTCCCACCTCGCTCCCGGACGCCGGCGTCGACACGATCATCGAACAGACCTCCATGGCGCTCCAGCTGGTGCAGGCCGGCAATCTCCGTTCGTCGATCCGCATCCTGCGCAAGGCTCACGACGAGGGCCGCCTCGACCGGATCGTGATCGGCTCCGACACCCCCACGGGGACGGGTGTCATGCCGCTCGGTGTCATCAAGACGGTGGCGGAGCTGTCCTCGTTCTCCGGTGTCGACCCCGCCCTCGTCTGGGCCGCGGCCTCCGGCAACAACGCGAGGACGTGGGGTCTGCCCGCGGGCTTCCTGCGCGTCGGCTCCGCGGCCGACCTGGTGGTCATGGACGCCCCCTGGGGCTCCACGGCCGACGATGCCCTGGGCGCACTGCGCATCGGAGACATCCCCGGCATCAGTGCCGTCGTCTGCGGAGGGGAAGTCCGGGCCCTGCTCAGCCGCAACACCCCGCGAGCCGCCCGGCTGGCGAGCGCCACCCCGGCCCTCGCACACCTCACGGCCACCCACTGA
- a CDS encoding dihydrodipicolinate synthase family protein produces the protein MSKLPKVTGRDMRGVMAYPPTPALPGAERVDATDTVDLAETERMIRALIADGVDAIALNGTLGECATLTLDEWKSFAGCVAETVKSVDPDFPVFIGTTTLNTRDTVSRMRFLADLGITGTLLGRPMWGDMVGPVMERFYRDVAEAVPEQAIVVYDNTAAFGGIIPRSVYKTLVELPQVVAVKYAGGASVGFRYHNDMAHTGTSFPLMPIETDWLPAWEMYGEELVGMAWSSTTACGPAPVLALRDALREGRIDDARWLTERLRWAHEPFLVGQDFMEFAKYNIPLEKIRVNEAGYINVGKCRPPYTEDLVPAKHVQDTKDHIARYQQVIKEVADRLGRTHTERV, from the coding sequence ATGAGCAAGCTTCCCAAGGTCACCGGCCGCGACATGCGAGGTGTCATGGCCTACCCGCCCACCCCTGCCCTCCCGGGTGCCGAGCGGGTCGACGCCACCGACACCGTGGACCTGGCCGAGACCGAGCGGATGATCCGCGCCCTGATCGCCGACGGCGTGGACGCCATCGCCCTGAACGGCACGCTCGGCGAGTGCGCCACCCTCACCCTGGACGAGTGGAAGTCCTTCGCGGGCTGTGTCGCGGAGACCGTCAAGTCGGTCGACCCGGACTTCCCCGTCTTCATCGGCACCACCACCCTCAACACCCGGGACACCGTCTCCCGGATGCGTTTCCTCGCCGACCTGGGCATCACCGGAACCCTGCTGGGCCGCCCGATGTGGGGTGACATGGTCGGCCCGGTCATGGAGCGCTTCTACCGTGACGTCGCCGAGGCCGTACCGGAGCAGGCCATCGTGGTGTACGACAACACCGCTGCGTTCGGCGGGATCATCCCCCGCAGTGTGTACAAGACGCTGGTCGAGCTGCCGCAGGTGGTCGCCGTCAAGTACGCCGGCGGTGCCTCGGTCGGTTTCCGCTACCACAACGACATGGCGCACACCGGTACGTCGTTCCCGCTGATGCCGATCGAGACGGACTGGCTGCCTGCCTGGGAGATGTACGGCGAGGAACTGGTCGGCATGGCCTGGTCCTCCACCACCGCCTGCGGCCCCGCGCCCGTACTGGCACTGCGGGACGCGCTGCGAGAGGGCCGCATCGACGACGCCCGCTGGCTGACGGAGCGGCTGCGCTGGGCGCACGAGCCGTTCCTGGTGGGCCAGGACTTCATGGAGTTCGCCAAGTACAACATCCCGTTGGAGAAGATCCGCGTGAACGAGGCCGGCTACATCAACGTCGGAAAGTGCCGTCCGCCGTACACCGAGGACCTGGTCCCCGCCAAGCACGTCCAGGACACCAAGGACCACATCGCCCGCTACCAGCAGGTGATCAAGGAGGTCGCGGACCGCCTGGGCAGGACCCACACCGAGAGGGTCTGA
- a CDS encoding SDR family NAD(P)-dependent oxidoreductase — protein MSGRLAGATMLVTGGGSGIGRAVVHAYLSEGAEVTVLERSPDHAAALCSETDGAVEAVVGDATDPSTVQHAVTVARRGGDGLDHLTCCVGVFDYCTSLKDLKAGDLLAAGEEIWRANVLSTLLAINLAYPALRAAHGSATLTLSGSAFYPEGGGVLYGSSKWALRGAVAHLAKDLAPEVRVNAVAPGGTGGTRLGGLRALAQAQTADRVPGRDERIQAGTALRITPQPRDHASAYVYLADPAGARVITGAIINSDGGRM, from the coding sequence ATGAGCGGCCGGCTGGCCGGCGCCACCATGCTGGTGACCGGCGGAGGTTCGGGCATAGGCCGCGCCGTCGTGCACGCCTACCTCTCCGAGGGTGCCGAGGTCACCGTCCTCGAACGGTCCCCGGACCACGCCGCAGCCCTCTGCTCGGAGACCGACGGCGCGGTCGAGGCGGTCGTGGGCGACGCCACCGATCCCAGCACCGTCCAGCACGCCGTCACCGTGGCTCGACGCGGCGGCGACGGACTCGACCATCTCACCTGCTGCGTAGGCGTCTTCGACTACTGCACGTCCCTCAAGGACCTGAAGGCCGGCGACCTGCTCGCGGCGGGCGAGGAGATATGGCGGGCCAACGTGCTGAGCACCCTGCTCGCGATCAACTTGGCCTACCCCGCGCTACGAGCCGCGCACGGCTCGGCCACCCTCACCCTGTCGGGCTCCGCCTTCTACCCCGAAGGCGGAGGGGTGCTCTACGGCAGTTCCAAGTGGGCGTTGCGGGGTGCGGTCGCCCACCTCGCCAAGGACCTCGCGCCCGAAGTGCGGGTCAACGCGGTCGCGCCGGGTGGCACCGGCGGCACTCGGCTCGGCGGGCTGCGGGCCCTCGCCCAAGCCCAGACGGCCGACCGCGTGCCCGGCCGGGACGAGCGGATCCAGGCCGGCACAGCCCTGCGGATCACCCCTCAGCCGCGGGATCACGCCTCCGCCTATGTGTACCTGGCGGATCCGGCCGGGGCCAGGGTCATCACCGGGGCGATCATCAACTCTGATGGCGGCAGGATGTGA
- a CDS encoding prolyl oligopeptidase family serine peptidase, which yields MTDALSLIELFPQHEDWSLQTMRLLAQVPVGGADLFECARTAARIGATTDDEVWHVEWSRTAREVADWGRAEVAAGHIATGSAALFRSCSYWRHSEFFLDSADPRREEAYRAGTTNFQDAAELSGTIERIRVPFEGQTLDGYIMRPDTSGAPRPTVLFLGGADSWAEELVFLGGNQFPARGINLVVVDTPGRGSSLRFKKIYSRPDYEKPVAAVLDFLVERGDVDADRIGLAGVSFGGYYAPRAAAFEPRVKAVAAWCGTWSILTDFYEFYPPLQKQLQWLSGSKDDAEARQKLAAFTLDGVADKIKVPVYVMHGTRDVIMDIAGAHRFVEALTVKDVTFDVFDAAGSLHCSYDHLAYAVARMTDWFADRL from the coding sequence GTGACTGACGCACTCTCGCTCATCGAACTGTTCCCGCAGCACGAGGACTGGTCGCTCCAGACCATGCGGCTGCTCGCCCAGGTGCCCGTCGGCGGCGCCGACCTGTTCGAGTGCGCGCGCACCGCCGCACGCATCGGCGCCACCACCGACGACGAGGTCTGGCACGTCGAGTGGAGCCGCACGGCACGCGAGGTCGCCGACTGGGGACGCGCCGAGGTGGCGGCCGGGCACATCGCCACCGGATCGGCCGCCCTGTTCCGCTCGTGCAGCTACTGGCGGCACTCGGAGTTCTTCCTCGACTCCGCCGACCCCCGGCGCGAGGAGGCCTACCGTGCCGGCACGACCAACTTCCAGGACGCCGCTGAGCTCTCCGGCACGATCGAGCGCATCCGCGTGCCGTTCGAGGGCCAGACCCTCGACGGCTACATCATGCGGCCGGACACCTCCGGCGCCCCGCGACCCACCGTGCTCTTCCTCGGCGGCGCCGACTCCTGGGCCGAGGAACTGGTCTTCCTCGGGGGCAACCAGTTCCCGGCCCGCGGCATCAACCTCGTGGTCGTGGACACACCCGGACGCGGCAGTTCGCTGCGCTTCAAGAAGATCTACAGCCGCCCGGACTACGAGAAGCCGGTGGCCGCCGTCCTGGACTTCCTCGTGGAACGCGGGGACGTCGACGCCGACCGGATCGGCCTGGCCGGGGTCAGCTTCGGTGGCTACTACGCGCCCCGCGCCGCCGCGTTCGAACCGCGGGTGAAGGCGGTCGCCGCGTGGTGCGGCACATGGAGCATCCTCACCGACTTCTACGAGTTCTACCCGCCGCTGCAGAAGCAGCTCCAGTGGCTGTCGGGCTCGAAGGACGACGCCGAGGCGCGGCAGAAGCTGGCCGCGTTCACCCTCGACGGGGTGGCCGACAAGATCAAGGTGCCGGTCTACGTCATGCACGGCACGCGTGACGTGATCATGGACATCGCCGGCGCCCATCGCTTCGTCGAGGCGCTGACCGTCAAGGACGTCACCTTCGACGTCTTCGACGCCGCGGGCTCGCTGCACTGCAGCTACGACCACCTCGCCTACGCCGTCGCCCGCATGACCGACTGGTTCGCCGACCGCCTCTGA
- a CDS encoding helix-turn-helix transcriptional regulator, with the protein MHNRGRAGALDELTLAMQAALRVVDVQSNYLEAVSGVVDADAYGFSHFDVLGQRLMPLSVATRQAPHRLVPDYNELGADQDPILAAALSVNAPVDSSRLLQGDAWREQSLYVLLDRHGLHHSMVVPLLGCDSRLLGALYLARSDDCPAFSPGDIACMTRAKQHVELALHRAIRHESADQRGSMLGWAMNQLDTATIVSTVDGQTYFENQALRRLLRAQRSAGPVVAELVAGNLGRLRRGPQRVVITASPLASGGNEPGADEGEADLRLTVKTVALRPGQSTAVSFVFLQRKNVAAPVDHAPLSAREREIVAWVAEGLTNRQISELAFVSENTVRQHLKRVFRKLNVHSRAELVQAVWQGADDLP; encoded by the coding sequence ATGCACAACCGGGGGCGCGCCGGTGCGCTGGACGAGCTCACGCTCGCCATGCAGGCGGCCCTGCGCGTCGTAGATGTGCAATCGAACTACCTGGAGGCGGTCAGCGGCGTCGTGGACGCGGACGCGTACGGCTTCTCCCACTTCGACGTGCTCGGCCAACGGCTGATGCCGCTGAGCGTGGCGACGCGCCAGGCACCGCACCGTCTCGTTCCCGACTACAACGAACTCGGCGCCGACCAGGACCCGATCCTTGCCGCGGCCCTCTCCGTCAACGCGCCTGTCGACAGCAGCCGACTGTTGCAGGGGGACGCCTGGCGCGAGCAGTCCCTGTATGTCCTCCTCGACCGGCACGGCCTGCATCACTCGATGGTCGTTCCCCTTCTCGGGTGCGACTCCCGGTTGCTGGGCGCGCTGTACCTCGCCCGCAGCGATGACTGCCCCGCCTTCTCGCCTGGTGACATCGCGTGCATGACGAGGGCGAAACAGCACGTCGAACTGGCACTGCATCGAGCGATCCGGCACGAGAGCGCCGACCAGCGGGGCTCGATGCTGGGGTGGGCCATGAACCAGCTCGACACCGCGACGATCGTGAGCACGGTTGATGGACAGACCTATTTCGAGAACCAGGCCCTGCGACGCCTGCTGCGCGCCCAGCGGAGTGCGGGGCCCGTGGTCGCCGAGTTGGTCGCCGGCAATCTCGGCCGTCTGCGTCGCGGACCACAGCGCGTGGTGATCACCGCCAGTCCGCTGGCCAGTGGCGGCAACGAGCCAGGCGCCGACGAGGGCGAGGCAGACCTCCGGCTGACCGTCAAGACCGTCGCCCTGCGGCCCGGGCAGAGCACGGCGGTCTCGTTCGTCTTCCTCCAGCGCAAGAACGTCGCCGCGCCGGTGGACCACGCGCCGCTCTCGGCCCGCGAGCGCGAGATCGTCGCCTGGGTCGCCGAAGGCCTGACCAACCGCCAGATCTCCGAGCTGGCGTTCGTGTCGGAGAACACGGTGCGCCAGCATCTCAAGCGGGTGTTCCGCAAGCTGAACGTGCACAGCCGGGCAGAACTCGTCCAGGCGGTCTGGCAGGGCGCCGACGACCTGCCATGA
- a CDS encoding amino acid synthesis family protein, whose protein sequence is MAITELTVRKTFAQIEETRLAAGRADQGGALRKVAVCAVLTNPYAGRGYVEDLSELIEASHQVGTFLGEEALRLLAAPAESYGKGGMVGTAGEQEHINAALTSVFGNAFRDAIGGGKAWITSATKIAAPGALIDVPLAYKDEIWVRSHYDALEVRIPDAPLPDELVVIAAVANRGRINARVGGLTAAEAQAQVSA, encoded by the coding sequence GTGGCCATCACCGAGTTGACCGTGCGCAAGACCTTCGCCCAGATCGAGGAGACCAGACTCGCCGCCGGCAGGGCGGACCAGGGCGGAGCGCTGCGCAAAGTGGCCGTCTGCGCCGTCCTGACCAACCCCTACGCGGGCCGTGGGTACGTCGAGGACCTGTCCGAGCTGATCGAGGCATCGCATCAGGTGGGCACCTTCCTCGGTGAGGAGGCACTGCGGCTGCTGGCCGCGCCGGCCGAGAGCTACGGCAAGGGCGGAATGGTCGGCACCGCCGGCGAGCAGGAGCACATCAATGCCGCGCTGACCTCGGTGTTCGGCAACGCGTTCCGCGATGCCATCGGGGGCGGCAAGGCGTGGATCACCTCTGCCACCAAGATCGCCGCCCCGGGTGCCCTGATCGACGTACCCCTGGCCTACAAGGACGAGATCTGGGTGCGCAGTCACTACGACGCCCTGGAGGTGAGGATCCCCGACGCTCCGCTGCCCGACGAGCTCGTGGTGATCGCCGCTGTTGCCAACCGCGGGCGGATCAACGCCCGTGTGGGCGGGCTGACCGCCGCCGAGGCGCAGGCACAGGTGTCGGCATGA
- a CDS encoding ferredoxin: MSMNVILDLEACQGYTCCMMEAGSVFDLDEATGKAILLQPTPSAELRVQVESAARACPARAIRIENG; encoded by the coding sequence ATGTCCATGAATGTGATCCTCGACCTGGAGGCATGCCAGGGTTACACCTGCTGCATGATGGAGGCCGGGTCCGTGTTCGACCTCGACGAGGCCACGGGCAAGGCCATCCTTCTCCAGCCGACGCCTTCGGCGGAGCTGCGGGTCCAGGTGGAGAGCGCGGCACGGGCCTGCCCCGCACGCGCCATCCGAATCGAGAACGGCTGA
- a CDS encoding LuxR C-terminal-related transcriptional regulator, whose product MDDVIPAGAVGLYRLEGGSGAVIDVRAKVGTDFLDDYEDYGRDDDPVLDFVVAHRRPIDSSRVTAAQRWESCGAASALGVGGYSHSMEAPVTVSGALFGTVNFARTPDQPPFSGVDLVSARLTAEQLGLAAERALRFERTGRRTTMLEHVLDRIPQAVVVTDLEAQVLFRNRAAGNDPDLGTHGAQDQRLGVVSETIAEAMEEFRVQGKRVHTRSVRAEGSGRRVVIKSYRLSDQHNAAVTLLFDCSDEQNGRLPLWDVLSPREQNIAELVSQGLSTKQIAERAFISENTVKQHLKRVFAKTDVRNRAELVQLIWAAGSHNPSRGTTG is encoded by the coding sequence GTGGACGACGTGATTCCCGCGGGCGCCGTGGGGCTGTATCGGCTGGAAGGCGGCTCAGGCGCTGTCATCGATGTCCGGGCCAAGGTCGGAACGGATTTCCTCGACGACTACGAGGACTACGGCCGGGACGACGACCCGGTGCTCGACTTCGTGGTCGCCCATCGCAGGCCCATCGACTCCTCCCGAGTCACAGCCGCGCAGCGCTGGGAATCCTGCGGTGCGGCGTCCGCCCTCGGGGTCGGTGGCTACAGTCACTCCATGGAGGCGCCCGTCACGGTGTCGGGCGCGCTCTTCGGCACTGTGAACTTCGCCCGGACACCCGACCAGCCTCCATTCAGCGGCGTGGACCTGGTCTCCGCACGCCTTACCGCCGAGCAGCTCGGGCTTGCGGCCGAGAGAGCCCTGCGCTTCGAGCGCACCGGTCGCCGCACGACCATGCTGGAGCACGTGCTTGACCGGATTCCGCAGGCCGTCGTAGTGACGGACCTCGAAGCACAAGTGCTGTTCCGTAACCGGGCGGCCGGCAACGACCCGGACCTGGGTACGCACGGCGCGCAGGATCAGCGACTCGGGGTCGTGAGTGAGACGATCGCCGAGGCGATGGAGGAGTTCCGTGTGCAGGGCAAGCGGGTGCACACCCGCAGTGTCCGTGCCGAGGGCTCCGGCCGGCGCGTTGTGATCAAGTCGTACCGGCTGTCCGACCAGCACAACGCCGCGGTGACGTTGTTGTTCGACTGCAGTGACGAACAGAACGGTCGACTTCCTCTGTGGGACGTGCTGTCTCCTCGGGAGCAGAACATCGCCGAATTGGTCAGCCAGGGCCTCTCCACAAAGCAGATCGCCGAGCGGGCGTTCATCAGCGAGAACACCGTCAAACAGCACCTGAAGCGGGTGTTCGCGAAGACGGACGTCCGTAACCGGGCGGAACTGGTGCAGCTGATCTGGGCAGCGGGGAGCCACAACCCGTCTCGCGGGACAACTGGTTGA
- a CDS encoding FAD-dependent oxidoreductase, whose translation MRRVVIVGASLAATHAIEALRQEGYQGDITLVGAEPHLPYDRPPLSKAALQDGPDTTELLLRPPQWYVEHAVDLRLGQPATALDPGLRRVTLEDGTELPYEGLVIATGSQARSLGPADQGVPVNTLRTLDHCLTLHEQLAPGRHMVVIGGGFIGLEVAATVRRMGLDVSVVEMAPVPLTRVLGDEVGHWFSKYQEGNGVRLHCGSVLDGMEPSSGGTRVRLLDGVSLSADLVVAGVGARPATDWLEGSGLALSDGVLCDSSLRTAAPGVVAAGDIVRWYNPLFDEEMRVEQWSNAVEQGRHAATTLLGTDEPYAPVPYFWSDQFDAKMRFVGRANAADHVHIERSDESSLVALFGRDGVIRGALCVNAPRQLAVYRKAILERIPWGDVVRNDG comes from the coding sequence GTGCGTCGAGTCGTCATCGTCGGTGCCTCGCTCGCGGCCACCCACGCCATCGAAGCACTGCGCCAAGAGGGTTACCAGGGCGACATCACACTGGTCGGTGCGGAGCCGCACCTGCCCTACGACCGCCCTCCGTTGTCGAAAGCCGCCCTGCAGGACGGCCCGGACACCACCGAGCTGCTGCTGCGCCCTCCTCAGTGGTATGTCGAGCACGCCGTCGACCTGCGCCTCGGGCAGCCTGCCACGGCTCTTGACCCGGGGTTGCGCCGCGTCACGCTGGAAGACGGCACCGAGCTCCCCTATGAGGGGCTGGTCATCGCCACGGGCTCGCAGGCACGGAGTCTCGGTCCCGCCGACCAGGGCGTTCCCGTCAACACCCTCCGGACGCTGGACCACTGTCTCACCCTGCACGAGCAACTGGCACCCGGCCGCCACATGGTCGTCATAGGCGGCGGGTTCATCGGACTCGAAGTCGCGGCGACCGTCCGGCGGATGGGGCTCGACGTCTCCGTCGTGGAGATGGCTCCGGTTCCACTGACCCGTGTCCTCGGCGACGAAGTGGGCCACTGGTTCAGCAAGTACCAGGAAGGCAACGGGGTCCGACTGCACTGCGGTTCGGTCCTCGACGGGATGGAACCGAGCTCCGGCGGCACCAGGGTCAGGCTCCTTGACGGTGTCTCGCTCTCCGCCGATCTGGTGGTCGCCGGTGTCGGTGCCCGGCCGGCGACCGACTGGCTCGAAGGCAGCGGCCTTGCGCTCTCCGACGGAGTGCTGTGCGATTCGAGCCTGCGTACGGCGGCCCCCGGCGTCGTCGCGGCAGGTGACATCGTCCGCTGGTACAACCCGCTCTTCGACGAGGAGATGCGAGTCGAGCAGTGGAGCAATGCGGTCGAGCAGGGCCGGCACGCCGCGACCACGTTGCTGGGCACCGACGAACCTTACGCCCCGGTGCCGTACTTCTGGTCGGACCAGTTCGACGCGAAGATGCGCTTCGTGGGACGGGCGAACGCGGCGGACCACGTCCACATCGAGCGGAGCGACGAATCATCGCTGGTGGCTCTGTTCGGCCGCGACGGCGTGATCCGGGGAGCGCTGTGTGTCAACGCACCCCGGCAACTGGCGGTCTACCGCAAGGCCATCCTCGAGCGGATCCCCTGGGGGGACGTCGTCCGCAACGACGGCTGA
- a CDS encoding 3-phenylpropionate/cinnamic acid dioxygenase subunit beta, which translates to MPLQAPGIDREVRESVRDFLYRESLALDERRFRDWLAAFADDARYEIPVRVTREKLAEWELSPTSRIFDDTKETLEVRVRRLETDFAWSEQPPSRTRHFVTNILVDATDHPDEFLVRSNCLVYRSRGEETAPSIFSAQRRDLLRRDGGSWLIVHRWAALDQAVVNAHNMSIFI; encoded by the coding sequence ATGCCATTGCAGGCACCCGGCATCGACCGGGAGGTGAGAGAGTCCGTCCGCGACTTCCTGTACCGGGAGTCGCTGGCCCTCGACGAACGGCGGTTCCGGGACTGGCTGGCCGCCTTCGCCGACGACGCACGCTACGAGATCCCCGTGCGGGTCACCCGGGAGAAGCTCGCCGAGTGGGAACTGTCGCCCACCTCACGGATCTTCGACGACACCAAGGAGACCCTGGAGGTGCGTGTACGACGGCTGGAGACCGACTTCGCCTGGTCGGAGCAGCCGCCGTCGCGCACTCGTCACTTCGTCACCAACATCCTGGTGGATGCGACCGACCATCCGGACGAGTTCCTGGTCCGCTCCAACTGCCTGGTCTACCGCAGCCGCGGTGAGGAGACGGCGCCCAGCATCTTCTCCGCGCAGCGCAGAGATCTGCTCCGCCGCGACGGCGGCAGCTGGCTGATCGTCCACCGCTGGGCAGCGCTGGACCAAGCCGTCGTCAACGCACACAACATGTCCATCTTCATCTAG
- a CDS encoding aromatic ring-hydroxylating dioxygenase subunit alpha, with product MSAADNSQGITPMLAEIREGIAQGRVPARIFNDQEIFDLERRKLFGKAWCFLAHESEIPRPGDYVTRSIADNSIIVARDEHGNICAHLNMCRHRGNMMCKSEMGNASHFRCSYHGWVYKNSGELVGVPYFKEGYDTRLDRKQWGLVEVRTESYAGLVFGTLDPQAPSLDEYLGGFQFYLDIYLKQGLGGSEVHGPPDHWVAETDWKICAENFSGDGYHTPVAHQFGFHLGYFPSSGATHSEGWAVHIPGKGHSIGLGHTPGMPPFFGYPDDLVEQMHESLSPQQLEVFSKTRTAVGSVFPNLSFLIQPFSLVPGEPGVRFCTMRLWHPLGPGRMEMWSWCLVPKGASDEYKEEAYKAYTLAFGQAGTFEQDDFENWTKVTRAAGGSLAQGLEFPYVMGLDRPPLEDWPGPGHAVSPYVTDTNFRNLWGTWADYLARED from the coding sequence GTGTCAGCCGCCGACAACAGCCAGGGCATCACGCCGATGCTCGCCGAAATCCGGGAGGGGATCGCGCAGGGCCGGGTTCCCGCGCGCATCTTCAACGACCAGGAGATCTTCGACCTGGAACGGCGCAAGCTGTTCGGCAAGGCGTGGTGCTTCCTGGCCCACGAGTCGGAGATCCCCAGACCGGGCGACTACGTCACCCGCTCCATCGCCGACAACAGCATCATCGTGGCCCGGGACGAGCACGGGAACATCTGCGCCCACCTCAACATGTGCCGTCACCGCGGCAACATGATGTGCAAGTCCGAGATGGGCAACGCCTCGCACTTCCGCTGCTCGTACCACGGCTGGGTGTACAAGAACTCCGGCGAGCTGGTCGGGGTGCCCTACTTCAAGGAGGGATACGACACCCGTCTCGACCGCAAGCAGTGGGGCCTGGTCGAGGTCCGCACCGAGAGCTATGCGGGACTGGTCTTCGGCACCCTCGACCCGCAGGCGCCCAGCCTGGACGAGTACCTGGGTGGGTTCCAGTTCTACCTGGACATCTACCTCAAGCAGGGACTCGGTGGCAGCGAGGTGCACGGGCCGCCCGACCACTGGGTGGCCGAGACCGACTGGAAGATCTGCGCGGAGAACTTCTCCGGCGACGGCTACCACACCCCGGTCGCCCACCAGTTCGGCTTCCACCTGGGGTACTTCCCCTCGTCGGGAGCCACCCACAGCGAGGGATGGGCGGTGCACATCCCCGGCAAGGGCCACTCCATCGGGCTGGGCCACACCCCCGGCATGCCGCCGTTCTTCGGCTACCCGGACGACCTGGTCGAGCAGATGCACGAGAGCCTCTCGCCGCAGCAGCTGGAGGTGTTCTCCAAGACCCGTACCGCGGTGGGCTCGGTCTTCCCGAACCTGTCTTTCCTGATCCAGCCGTTCAGTCTGGTGCCGGGCGAGCCGGGGGTGCGCTTCTGCACCATGCGGCTGTGGCATCCGCTGGGTCCGGGCCGGATGGAGATGTGGTCGTGGTGTCTGGTGCCCAAGGGCGCTTCCGACGAGTACAAAGAGGAGGCGTACAAGGCGTACACCCTGGCGTTCGGCCAGGCCGGCACCTTCGAGCAGGACGACTTCGAGAACTGGACGAAGGTGACGCGAGCGGCCGGCGGCAGCCTCGCCCAGGGGCTGGAGTTCCCCTATGTGATGGGACTCGACCGCCCTCCGCTCGAGGACTGGCCGGGCCCCGGGCACGCGGTGTCGCCGTACGTCACCGACACCAACTTCCGCAATCTGTGGGGTACCTGGGCCGACTACCTCGCCAGGGAGGACTGA
- a CDS encoding cupin domain-containing protein encodes MPKFVQVDEREWIHENVVGHAIDRCKLWYDGHGLSFSLVKMPPNYELSLHRHETWVAVFVVEGSMKWEGDGQERKLGVGDFYFVHPGEEHVETSLDETLVLIIKAEPNVQYQIDADGNRK; translated from the coding sequence ATGCCGAAGTTCGTTCAGGTCGACGAGCGTGAGTGGATTCACGAGAACGTCGTCGGCCACGCCATCGACCGCTGCAAGCTGTGGTACGACGGCCACGGTCTGTCGTTCTCACTGGTGAAGATGCCCCCGAACTACGAACTCAGCCTGCACCGGCACGAGACGTGGGTGGCGGTGTTCGTGGTGGAGGGTTCCATGAAGTGGGAGGGCGACGGGCAGGAGCGCAAGCTCGGCGTCGGGGACTTCTACTTCGTGCACCCGGGCGAGGAGCACGTGGAGACCTCTCTCGACGAGACGCTCGTGCTGATCATCAAGGCCGAGCCCAACGTCCAGTACCAGATCGACGCCGACGGAAACCGAAAGTAG